From the genome of Homalodisca vitripennis isolate AUS2020 chromosome 8, UT_GWSS_2.1, whole genome shotgun sequence, one region includes:
- the LOC124368036 gene encoding putative nuclease HARBI1 gives MFGDEYINRKGYPSINVQATCDSQERFTSVAAEWPGSVHDSRIWRRSPVRDIISRYDGAACLLGDSGYGISPWLITPFKPPQTDIQRRFNRVHAKERVVIERVFGQLKKRFPILGNCVRLSLDRVPKVIVTCTVLHNVAKHLRDPLNFEDDANEDGCNEDEGGEEVFENQATKQRGEQKRNEMLGFI, from the coding sequence atGTTCGGTGATGAGTATATAAACCGGAAGGGTTACCCCAGCATCAACGTGCAAGCAACATGTGACAGTCAAGAAAGGTTCACTAGCGTTGCTGCAGAGTGGCCAGGATCAGTGCACGATTCTAGAATATGGAGAAGGAGTCCTGTTCGGGATATTATTTCTCGTTATGACGGTGCTGCGTGTTTACTTGGTGACTCTGGCTATGGTATTTCTCCTTGGTTAATCACCCCGTTCAAACCTCCTCAAACCGATATTCAGCGTCGATTTAATCGTGTTCATGCAAAGGAAAGGGTGGTGATAGAAAGGGTGTTCGGACAGTTAAAGAAGAGATTCCCGATACTTGGCAACTGTGTTAGATTGTCTCTAGACAGAGTACCAAAAGTAATTGTCACCTGTACTGTGCTGCACAATGTAGCTAAACACCTCAGAGatcctttaaattttgaagacgACGCGAATGAAGATGGGTGTAACGAGGATGAAGGAGGCGAAGAAGTGTTCGAAAACCAAGCAACAAAACAACGTGGCGAACAGAAGCGGAATGAAATGCtgggttttatttaa